In Stieleria varia, one genomic interval encodes:
- a CDS encoding FmdB family zinc ribbon protein, whose amino-acid sequence MPIYEYECDACKDVAEVLVRRPEDTQAVRCPQCDSDQMHRVMSATAAPNMNAGGSLPVAARGGDCGAPRCCGGGCQI is encoded by the coding sequence ATGCCGATTTATGAATATGAATGCGACGCATGCAAAGACGTCGCTGAAGTCCTCGTGCGTCGCCCCGAGGATACCCAAGCCGTACGATGCCCCCAATGCGATAGCGATCAGATGCATCGAGTGATGAGCGCGACCGCAGCCCCCAACATGAACGCTGGCGGGAGCTTGCCGGTCGCTGCACGTGGCGGGGATTGCGGGGCACCACGCTGCTGCGGCGGTGGATGCCAGATTTGA
- the ribH gene encoding 6,7-dimethyl-8-ribityllumazine synthase, producing the protein MSIDSADSGTIQTFVGTDGDLPQGKIVVAASTYNEAICDSMLTAALESLNNGGVAPSDILVVRVPGAWELSLAIAPLIRRPDVVAAIALGCVIKGETTHDEHINRAVSMSLMNMGVETEKPIGLGLLTCNTLEQALQRSGGALGNKGHEAADAALELLRLSVKIG; encoded by the coding sequence ATGTCGATTGATTCAGCCGATTCGGGAACGATTCAGACTTTTGTCGGTACCGATGGCGATTTGCCCCAGGGCAAGATCGTGGTTGCCGCGAGCACCTACAACGAAGCCATTTGCGATTCGATGCTCACCGCAGCACTGGAGTCGCTGAATAATGGTGGCGTCGCCCCATCGGACATTCTGGTCGTACGAGTTCCGGGAGCATGGGAGCTGTCCCTCGCAATCGCTCCGCTGATTCGACGTCCCGACGTGGTCGCCGCGATCGCCTTGGGATGTGTGATCAAAGGTGAAACGACGCACGACGAGCACATCAATCGGGCCGTCAGCATGTCCTTGATGAACATGGGCGTCGAAACGGAGAAACCGATCGGGCTTGGTCTGTTGACCTGCAACACGCTGGAGCAGGCATTGCAGCGAAGCGGCGGAGCACTGGGCAACAAAGGCCATGAAGCCGCCGACGCCGCCTTGGAGTTGTTGCGACTGTCGGTCAAAATCGGCTAG
- a CDS encoding keratin-like protein yields MRRVIVPALLAIALVATSSADAQAFGLFSKLCGGSSCDTGCAAEPTCGCEAPSCGCAVEPTCGCEAPAPCMMEPACGCEVVEPCCDSGCDAGCGIGKGGLLKKLFGCKKNACCDTGCAVVEPACGCEVAPTCGCEVAPVCCDSGCSMPKPMGLLKKLFSCKKSCCDSGCATYVEPTCGCEPSCGCGH; encoded by the coding sequence ATGCGTCGTGTAATCGTTCCTGCGCTGTTGGCAATCGCTTTGGTCGCTACCAGCTCGGCTGACGCTCAAGCGTTTGGCCTGTTCAGCAAATTGTGTGGTGGCAGCAGCTGTGACACCGGTTGTGCCGCTGAGCCAACCTGTGGCTGCGAAGCACCAAGCTGCGGTTGTGCCGTTGAGCCAACCTGTGGTTGCGAAGCTCCTGCTCCTTGCATGATGGAGCCCGCATGTGGCTGCGAAGTCGTCGAGCCTTGCTGCGACAGCGGCTGCGACGCCGGATGTGGCATCGGCAAAGGCGGATTGCTGAAGAAACTCTTCGGCTGCAAAAAGAACGCATGCTGTGACACGGGTTGTGCAGTGGTCGAACCCGCTTGCGGTTGCGAAGTCGCTCCGACTTGCGGTTGCGAAGTTGCACCTGTTTGCTGCGACAGCGGCTGCTCAATGCCCAAGCCGATGGGCTTGCTAAAGAAACTGTTCAGCTGCAAGAAGAGCTGCTGCGACAGCGGATGTGCAACGTACGTCGAGCCGACTTGCGGTTGCGAGCCAAGCTGCGGATGTGGCCACTGA
- a CDS encoding PSD1 and planctomycete cytochrome C domain-containing protein, which produces MPAPLARVLTWVSTLTLAATFSFADDVNFRRDVLPILSDACFQCHGPDEAAREADLRLDTAEGAAGMLDAQDPPQSELIQRIVSTDSGEIMPPPDSGKKLSGKQIQTLQQWVRQGAKYEQHWAFSPPAWPEIPSVSHPEWITNPIDAFVARRLEDENLSPSRRADNATLVRRLWIDLIGLPPTPAEVDLWVSRLSNSSERSQAYDDLVTHLLDSPHFGERWARLWLDAARYADSDGYEKDKPRQAWFYRDWVIDSFNSDRPYDDFLIRQIAGDLLPGAKQSDRVATGFLRNSMVNEEGGADPEQFRMEAMFDRMDAIGKAVLGLTIQCAQCHSHKYDPLTHEEYYQLFACLNNTDDAIISVYTPDEQAKRHEILKQVRQIESDIKRRFPDHRDRMADWEQEIQSQPSPTWQTPKLTFLDSALSGSKFLLQSDGSYLCQSYAPTNFKPKMTGIVTGESITGIRLDLLTHPNLPRSGPGRSVDGTWALSEITAEYALSGSPDKIHAVKFARATADLSPAEHPLPSRYDNRNKATRVLGPIQFAIDGDEKTAWSNDVGHPHRNKPQTARFVLEQPVSIPPGQHAIVTVYLAQRHGGWNSDDNQTINIGRFKLSFTGDLIPDTDPLPIEIEEILSRTLDQRDAGDWDTLLSHWRTTVDEFAEWNTEIELAWAEHPDGTTQLTLSQRDEPRPTALLTRGDFLNPQHVVQPGTPKFLHESAQSTAAPRLRLAQWLASRQSPTTARSIVNRIWQAYFGIGLVETSDDLGTQSSPPSHPELLDHLAMELMENGWSLKHLHRLIVTSSTYQQSSQVTPELLDRDPYNRLLARGARFRVPAESVRDIALATSGLINDEIGGPSVYPPAPEFLFTPPVSYGPKTWNTEQDEDRYRRALYTFRFRSVPYPMLENFDAVTGNISCVRRSKSNTPMQALTSLNEPMLMECSVAMAQEIIDGSTDTRQRLTQALRRCVARKPRADELRVLTDYLDRQDKRLANGELDAGEIISAGPPSIIQGLEQPAARELASWTLLCRVLLNLDETITRQ; this is translated from the coding sequence ATGCCAGCCCCCCTCGCGCGTGTTCTGACCTGGGTGAGCACTCTCACCCTCGCCGCGACATTTAGCTTTGCGGACGACGTCAATTTTCGGCGTGACGTACTGCCAATCCTCTCGGATGCATGTTTTCAATGCCATGGTCCCGATGAAGCGGCTCGTGAAGCCGACTTGCGTCTGGACACTGCGGAGGGAGCGGCAGGAATGCTCGACGCTCAGGATCCCCCTCAGAGCGAGCTGATCCAACGGATCGTCTCGACCGATTCCGGTGAAATCATGCCGCCGCCCGACTCGGGTAAGAAGCTCAGCGGCAAGCAAATCCAGACTCTGCAGCAATGGGTCCGTCAGGGTGCCAAGTACGAACAACACTGGGCGTTTTCGCCACCGGCGTGGCCAGAAATCCCCTCTGTCAGCCATCCCGAATGGATCACCAACCCCATCGACGCGTTCGTGGCCCGACGCCTGGAGGACGAAAACCTTTCGCCATCACGTCGCGCCGACAATGCGACCCTCGTACGACGACTCTGGATCGACTTGATCGGACTACCGCCGACTCCCGCGGAAGTCGACCTGTGGGTTTCGCGGTTGAGCAATTCATCCGAGCGATCGCAAGCGTACGATGACTTGGTGACCCACTTGCTGGACTCACCGCATTTCGGTGAACGTTGGGCAAGACTCTGGCTCGACGCAGCTCGATACGCGGACTCCGACGGCTACGAAAAAGACAAACCTCGCCAGGCATGGTTTTATCGCGACTGGGTGATCGATTCTTTCAATAGCGATCGACCCTATGACGATTTCCTCATTCGCCAAATCGCAGGCGACTTGCTGCCGGGTGCCAAACAGAGCGACCGTGTGGCAACGGGATTTCTGCGCAACTCGATGGTCAATGAAGAAGGCGGAGCGGACCCTGAGCAGTTTCGTATGGAGGCCATGTTTGATCGGATGGACGCGATCGGAAAAGCCGTTTTGGGGCTAACCATTCAGTGCGCTCAGTGCCATTCGCACAAGTACGATCCGTTGACACACGAAGAGTACTATCAGCTCTTTGCCTGTTTGAACAATACCGACGATGCCATCATCTCGGTGTACACGCCGGACGAACAAGCCAAGCGTCACGAGATCTTGAAACAGGTCCGGCAGATCGAGTCGGATATCAAACGTCGCTTTCCCGACCATCGTGATCGCATGGCGGACTGGGAACAGGAGATCCAAAGTCAACCTTCGCCGACATGGCAAACCCCTAAACTGACCTTTTTGGATTCGGCACTCAGCGGCAGCAAGTTCCTGTTGCAGAGCGATGGTTCGTATCTGTGCCAAAGCTATGCACCGACCAACTTCAAACCCAAGATGACCGGCATCGTGACCGGCGAATCGATCACCGGCATCCGCTTGGATCTGCTCACCCATCCGAACTTGCCACGAAGCGGACCAGGACGCAGCGTCGACGGGACTTGGGCATTGAGCGAGATCACCGCCGAGTATGCGTTGTCCGGTTCGCCAGACAAAATCCATGCCGTCAAGTTTGCGCGAGCTACCGCGGACCTGTCGCCAGCGGAGCATCCGTTGCCCTCCAGATACGACAATCGCAACAAAGCGACACGTGTACTCGGTCCGATCCAGTTCGCCATCGATGGCGACGAAAAAACAGCCTGGAGCAACGACGTGGGACACCCGCATCGTAACAAGCCCCAGACGGCCCGTTTTGTACTGGAGCAGCCCGTCTCGATTCCGCCCGGACAGCATGCCATCGTCACGGTTTATTTGGCCCAGCGTCATGGCGGTTGGAATAGCGATGACAACCAGACCATCAACATTGGCCGCTTCAAGCTTTCCTTCACCGGAGACCTGATTCCCGATACGGATCCGCTGCCCATCGAAATCGAGGAGATCCTCAGCCGCACCCTCGATCAACGAGACGCCGGCGACTGGGACACGTTGCTGAGTCACTGGCGCACCACCGTCGATGAGTTCGCAGAATGGAACACGGAAATAGAACTGGCATGGGCCGAGCATCCCGACGGGACCACCCAGTTGACGCTTTCGCAGCGTGACGAGCCACGGCCCACGGCACTTTTGACGCGAGGCGATTTCCTCAATCCCCAGCACGTCGTCCAGCCGGGCACACCAAAATTCCTACACGAGTCGGCACAGAGCACGGCTGCACCACGACTACGCTTGGCTCAATGGCTGGCATCACGACAATCGCCGACGACGGCTCGGTCGATCGTCAACCGGATCTGGCAAGCCTACTTTGGGATTGGCTTGGTCGAAACAAGCGACGACCTGGGGACACAGAGCAGCCCGCCATCGCACCCCGAATTGCTCGACCATTTGGCGATGGAGTTGATGGAGAACGGATGGAGTTTGAAACATTTGCATCGTTTGATCGTCACCAGCTCAACTTATCAGCAATCGTCGCAGGTCACACCCGAACTGCTCGACCGTGATCCCTACAATCGATTGCTGGCACGCGGCGCCCGATTCCGCGTCCCCGCGGAGTCCGTTCGCGACATTGCCCTGGCGACGAGCGGATTGATCAATGATGAGATCGGAGGTCCCAGCGTGTATCCGCCGGCTCCGGAATTTTTGTTCACACCCCCGGTCAGCTATGGCCCCAAGACGTGGAACACCGAACAAGACGAGGACCGTTATCGACGTGCGCTCTATACGTTCCGTTTCCGTAGCGTTCCCTATCCCATGTTAGAGAACTTTGACGCAGTGACGGGAAACATCTCTTGTGTACGGCGCAGCAAGTCGAATACGCCGATGCAAGCGCTCACGTCGCTCAATGAGCCGATGTTGATGGAATGCTCAGTTGCCATGGCCCAGGAAATCATCGACGGTTCGACTGACACCCGGCAACGCTTGACTCAGGCACTGCGGCGATGCGTCGCCAGAAAGCCACGGGCGGATGAACTGCGAGTCTTGACCGACTATCTGGACCGCCAGGACAAACGGTTGGCCAATGGTGAGCTCGACGCAGGCGAAATCATTTCCGCCGGTCCGCCGTCGATCATCCAGGGACTGGAACAACCCGCCGCGCGTGAATTGGCAAGCTGGACCCTGCTGTGTCGCGTTCTTTTGAATTTAGACGAAACCATCACCAGACAATAG
- a CDS encoding NAD(P)H-hydrate epimerase has translation MPPSLSREQVRSVDRIAIQEFGIRGVVLMENAGRGAAEVIHRLYPGNRIVLLCGKGNNAGDGYVIARHLDRLGHDVRLVSVVALDELTGDAAENAGIARKAELEIVIASDGESISHAIDDAEVLVDCLLGTGATGAPREPFASAVRLANGSSAVRIAIDVPTGLDCDSGKASEVTFRAEHTITFVARKLGMDYPAAGDLTGEIHVVEIGVPTRLLRSFGLG, from the coding sequence ATGCCCCCATCACTTTCCCGAGAACAAGTCCGCAGCGTCGATCGAATTGCGATCCAAGAGTTCGGGATCCGCGGAGTGGTCTTGATGGAAAACGCCGGGCGTGGGGCCGCTGAGGTCATTCATCGACTTTATCCGGGAAATCGAATTGTTTTGTTGTGCGGGAAGGGGAACAATGCTGGCGACGGCTATGTCATCGCGAGACATTTGGATCGATTGGGTCACGACGTTCGCCTGGTGTCAGTTGTCGCACTCGATGAGCTGACCGGAGACGCGGCCGAAAACGCGGGGATCGCACGCAAAGCAGAACTGGAGATCGTCATCGCCAGCGACGGCGAATCGATCAGCCATGCCATCGACGACGCAGAAGTGTTGGTGGATTGTTTGTTGGGCACGGGAGCAACGGGTGCTCCCCGCGAGCCGTTTGCCAGTGCTGTCAGACTCGCCAACGGGTCCAGCGCCGTCCGGATTGCCATCGACGTGCCGACGGGATTGGATTGCGATAGTGGTAAAGCGTCAGAGGTCACGTTCCGGGCCGAGCACACCATCACGTTTGTCGCTCGAAAACTGGGAATGGATTATCCGGCGGCGGGCGATCTAACCGGCGAAATCCATGTCGTGGAAATCGGCGTGCCCACACGACTGCTGCGGAGTTTCGGTCTCGGATGA
- the rho gene encoding transcription termination factor Rho — MQSNRPNGEDNRGPRRNSGSREYQQYKRTARPRHPDKQVDERIRELDAERDPLSLPEEIVSEANKSGKRVGIPSGQETTELNLAQLQTKTIEQLAQLAVAEGITLADGISRTELMFAVLKHRMKVNGLMYGEGTLEILPDGFGFLRSASHHYISCPDDIYVSPSQIRRFGLQTGSHVAGQIRPPKENERYFALLRIEAINRQDPMQRNQMVAFDLLTPLHPNTRIILEHDPAELSTRVVDMLTPIGFGQRGLIVSPPRAGKTILMQQMARAVLKNYPESYVFILLIDERPEEVTDMEREVRGPQCEVISSTFDEPAQRHIQVAQMVIEKAKRMVEAGTDVVVFLDSITRLARAHNSDGESTGKLLSGGLDAGALQKPKALFGSARKTEEGGSLTILATALVDTGSKMDDVIFEEFKGTGNLEIVLDRALVDRRIWPAIDIARSGTRREEMLMDADEHARISALRRAFAEVSPADAMADLTKRLRKTQNNVEFLMSVKNVD, encoded by the coding sequence AGCAGTACAAACGTACTGCACGTCCGCGACACCCGGACAAACAAGTCGACGAACGCATTCGCGAGCTGGATGCGGAACGAGATCCGTTATCGCTCCCCGAGGAGATCGTCAGCGAAGCCAACAAGTCAGGCAAACGCGTTGGAATTCCATCCGGACAGGAAACCACCGAGCTGAATTTGGCTCAGTTGCAGACCAAGACGATCGAGCAGCTCGCGCAGTTGGCGGTTGCCGAAGGCATCACGCTGGCCGACGGGATTTCGCGTACCGAGCTGATGTTCGCGGTGCTCAAGCATCGTATGAAAGTCAACGGGCTGATGTACGGAGAGGGCACGTTGGAAATCTTGCCCGACGGTTTCGGGTTTCTGCGAAGCGCGTCGCATCACTACATCTCCTGTCCCGATGACATCTACGTTTCACCCAGTCAGATTCGTCGCTTCGGTTTGCAAACCGGCAGCCATGTTGCGGGACAGATCCGACCACCCAAGGAAAACGAACGATACTTTGCATTGTTGAGAATCGAAGCGATCAATCGCCAAGATCCGATGCAACGCAATCAGATGGTTGCGTTCGATTTGTTGACCCCGCTGCACCCCAACACGCGAATCATTCTGGAGCACGATCCGGCAGAGTTGAGCACGCGTGTGGTCGACATGCTGACGCCAATCGGGTTTGGACAACGCGGTTTGATTGTCAGCCCTCCGCGGGCGGGCAAAACGATCCTGATGCAGCAGATGGCGCGAGCGGTCTTGAAGAACTATCCCGAGTCGTACGTGTTCATCTTGTTGATCGATGAACGGCCGGAGGAAGTCACGGACATGGAACGCGAGGTTCGCGGGCCGCAATGCGAGGTCATCAGCAGCACGTTCGATGAACCCGCACAGCGACACATCCAAGTCGCTCAGATGGTGATCGAAAAAGCAAAGCGGATGGTGGAAGCCGGCACCGACGTGGTGGTCTTCTTGGACTCCATCACCAGGTTGGCTCGCGCGCACAACAGCGACGGTGAGTCCACGGGCAAGTTGCTTTCGGGTGGCTTGGACGCGGGAGCGTTGCAAAAACCCAAGGCCCTGTTCGGTTCGGCGAGAAAGACAGAGGAAGGTGGTTCGCTGACCATCTTGGCGACGGCGTTGGTCGACACGGGCAGCAAGATGGACGACGTGATCTTTGAAGAGTTCAAAGGAACCGGCAACTTGGAGATCGTACTCGATCGCGCTCTGGTCGATCGTCGCATTTGGCCCGCGATCGATATCGCACGTAGCGGGACTCGTCGCGAAGAAATGTTGATGGATGCAGACGAGCATGCCAGAATCTCTGCCCTGCGTCGTGCGTTTGCCGAAGTTTCTCCGGCGGATGCGATGGCAGATCTAACCAAGCGTCTACGGAAAACGCAAAACAACGTTGAGTTCTTGATGAGTGTGAAAAATGTCGATTGA
- a CDS encoding DUF1501 domain-containing protein, whose protein sequence is MKPDSHQQANRLRSRRWFFNQCGVSMGALAATEMLASNSPAADRPAMPSDPLAVRQPHFPGKIKNIIYLFMAGAPSHLELFDYKPQLARFDGTLPPAELLKGYRAAFIDPNSKLLGPKFKFDRHGECGAEISELLPHISSIADELTIVKSMTTDAFNHAPAQIMMNTGSQLFGKPSLGSWTLYGLGSESRDLPGFVVFSSGAKGPSGGNSNWGSGYLPTVYSGVQLRNVGDPVLYLSNPPGVDDVAQRDALDAITHLNQQQLELTGDPEIATRINSYEMAYRMQSSAPELMDLASESKETLQMYGVDPAKSSFNKNCLLARRLVERGVRFVQLFHEAWDQHGNLKKGLTNNCRDTDQGCAALIRDLKQRGMLDETLVIWGGEFGRTPMVQGGGDDGRDHHPNAFTMWMAGGGMKPGVTIGESDEFGFNVIKDRVHVRDLHATILHLMGFDHTRLSVKFQGLDQRLTGVEPARVVSEIIA, encoded by the coding sequence ATGAAACCCGATTCACACCAGCAGGCCAATCGCCTGCGGTCCCGACGTTGGTTCTTCAACCAATGCGGCGTCTCGATGGGAGCGTTGGCGGCGACTGAAATGCTGGCCTCGAATTCCCCAGCGGCAGATAGACCGGCGATGCCGAGCGATCCCTTGGCCGTTCGCCAGCCGCATTTCCCCGGCAAAATCAAGAACATCATTTACTTGTTCATGGCTGGTGCCCCCAGTCATTTGGAATTGTTTGACTACAAGCCGCAGTTGGCGAGGTTTGACGGGACGCTGCCACCGGCAGAACTACTGAAAGGCTATCGAGCAGCGTTCATCGACCCCAACTCCAAACTATTGGGACCAAAGTTCAAATTCGATCGGCACGGCGAGTGCGGCGCCGAGATCAGTGAGTTGCTGCCACACATTTCGTCGATCGCAGACGAGCTCACGATCGTCAAGTCGATGACCACCGATGCGTTCAATCATGCCCCGGCTCAAATCATGATGAACACCGGTTCGCAACTCTTTGGTAAACCCAGCTTAGGCTCGTGGACCCTGTACGGACTGGGCAGTGAATCACGAGACCTGCCTGGTTTTGTGGTCTTCAGCAGCGGGGCCAAGGGTCCCAGTGGAGGAAACAGCAACTGGGGCAGCGGGTACTTACCCACGGTGTATTCCGGCGTACAGCTACGCAACGTGGGCGATCCAGTCCTATATCTCTCCAACCCTCCAGGGGTCGACGATGTCGCGCAACGCGACGCGCTCGACGCGATCACTCATCTCAATCAGCAACAGTTGGAGCTCACAGGAGATCCGGAGATTGCCACACGTATCAACAGCTACGAGATGGCGTACCGAATGCAATCCAGCGCGCCGGAACTGATGGACTTGGCCTCGGAATCCAAAGAAACGCTGCAGATGTATGGCGTCGACCCGGCGAAGTCATCTTTCAACAAGAACTGCTTGCTGGCGCGTCGATTGGTCGAACGCGGAGTTCGCTTTGTTCAATTGTTCCATGAAGCGTGGGATCAACACGGCAACCTCAAGAAAGGACTGACGAACAACTGTCGGGACACCGATCAGGGTTGTGCCGCTTTGATCCGAGACCTGAAACAGCGAGGCATGTTGGATGAAACACTCGTCATCTGGGGTGGCGAGTTCGGCCGCACACCGATGGTGCAAGGAGGCGGGGACGACGGACGTGATCACCACCCCAACGCCTTCACCATGTGGATGGCCGGCGGCGGGATGAAGCCCGGCGTGACGATCGGTGAAAGCGATGAGTTTGGTTTCAACGTGATCAAAGATCGAGTCCATGTACGAGACCTGCACGCCACCATCCTGCATCTGATGGGATTTGACCACACGCGACTGAGCGTCAAATTTCAAGGTCTCGATCAACGCCTCACCGGCGTCGAGCCCGCCCGCGTGGTGTCCGAAATCATCGCCTAG
- a CDS encoding transposase: MPRPPRADEAGGLYHALNRGNLRATIFHKDADYAAFEWILHEALQILQIELYSFQLMPNCYHLVLRPLVDGEMSRFMAWVGGTHTMRYHSHYHTGGTGHVYQQRYKSFPIQDDEHFFVVCRYVQRNALRAGLVERAEDWRWGSLWHWLHAPAPNLLSRWPKSRLPRWTERVNQCLSDEELAACRLSAQRGKPLGGEGWVESIARRLHLESTMRPRGRKRVRFPENPNKEA; the protein is encoded by the coding sequence ATGCCCCGACCACCACGTGCCGATGAAGCGGGCGGTTTGTATCACGCGCTGAATCGCGGCAATTTGCGAGCGACGATTTTTCACAAAGATGCCGACTACGCTGCTTTCGAGTGGATCCTGCATGAAGCGTTGCAAATTCTCCAAATCGAGTTGTATTCCTTCCAGTTGATGCCCAACTGTTACCATCTGGTTCTGCGACCGTTGGTCGATGGGGAGATGAGTCGATTCATGGCGTGGGTCGGAGGAACGCACACGATGCGGTATCATTCGCACTACCACACCGGCGGCACGGGACATGTTTATCAACAACGATACAAGAGCTTTCCGATCCAAGACGATGAGCATTTTTTCGTGGTTTGCCGGTACGTCCAACGCAACGCGTTGCGAGCGGGTTTGGTCGAGCGAGCGGAGGACTGGCGTTGGGGATCGCTATGGCACTGGCTGCACGCTCCGGCTCCGAACCTGCTTTCGCGCTGGCCGAAATCGCGGCTTCCCCGTTGGACCGAGCGAGTCAATCAATGCCTCAGCGACGAAGAATTGGCCGCGTGCCGCCTGTCGGCCCAACGTGGCAAGCCGCTGGGCGGTGAGGGTTGGGTTGAAAGCATTGCCCGCCGTCTTCATCTGGAATCGACCATGCGACCGAGGGGCCGAAAGCGGGTCCGGTTCCCGGAAAATCCCAACAAAGAGGCCTGA
- a CDS encoding glycosyltransferase family 4 protein, whose product MSENETIDHLAERHPARVAPQRSVAIVAWQALPAVFPNLGRGIGGMETAAWTFAKGLTGIGQWSAAIIVRADVKLPADTVDGVRLHASVERWESVRRDVAQCIDLHPFRWKRFRPSLLWKLPALLLTRPFRSRDPELMRPDPRLTSFSTDVWVAMGVGKESAGVIATAHSQNRPCVLMIRCGADLDERYIADEISFSDYGERSDVCRFAIEQADVIVCQSNIQVEKLKRVFGRDGHLIRNPIDLNVWQRPANDRLRRGVIWVGRYDDFHKRIPLAIEIARRCPEIPFTFIANRGDADIESSTRAACPPNVTLIDYVRANEMHQRFASALAFLSTSDHRVEGFPNVLLQAAASGTPIVSLNDFDGFLEASAAGFPCESSLEHATQTLADVVAGKLTIDHEAVDAYLQTYHSTPAVITKLSGLLSTLLAARVTNGS is encoded by the coding sequence TTGAGTGAAAACGAAACCATCGATCACTTGGCCGAGCGTCATCCGGCACGCGTGGCTCCGCAGCGCAGTGTTGCGATCGTGGCTTGGCAAGCCCTGCCGGCCGTTTTCCCGAATCTTGGTCGCGGCATTGGTGGGATGGAAACAGCCGCATGGACGTTCGCGAAAGGCTTGACCGGTATCGGCCAGTGGTCTGCCGCGATCATTGTTCGCGCGGACGTTAAGCTACCAGCCGACACGGTCGACGGCGTACGATTGCATGCTTCCGTTGAACGCTGGGAATCCGTACGCCGCGACGTTGCACAATGTATCGATCTGCATCCCTTTCGATGGAAACGATTTCGTCCTTCGTTGCTTTGGAAACTGCCCGCCTTGCTGCTGACGCGTCCGTTTCGATCGCGTGACCCCGAGTTGATGCGTCCCGATCCACGTTTGACCTCTTTCTCGACCGATGTCTGGGTAGCAATGGGAGTCGGCAAAGAAAGCGCAGGGGTCATCGCTACAGCCCACTCACAAAACCGCCCGTGTGTTTTGATGATACGCTGCGGTGCCGATCTGGATGAACGCTACATAGCCGACGAGATTTCGTTTTCCGACTACGGCGAACGCTCCGACGTGTGCCGCTTTGCGATCGAACAAGCCGATGTGATCGTTTGCCAAAGCAACATTCAAGTCGAAAAACTGAAGCGTGTTTTTGGAAGGGACGGTCACCTGATCCGCAATCCCATCGATCTGAATGTTTGGCAACGACCTGCCAACGATCGTTTGCGACGCGGCGTGATTTGGGTCGGTCGCTACGACGATTTTCACAAACGTATTCCGTTGGCGATCGAGATCGCGCGTCGTTGTCCCGAGATCCCCTTCACGTTCATCGCCAATCGAGGTGACGCCGATATCGAATCCTCCACGCGTGCCGCGTGTCCGCCCAACGTGACGTTGATTGATTACGTTCGGGCCAATGAGATGCATCAGCGTTTCGCATCCGCTCTGGCATTTCTATCGACGAGCGACCATCGGGTGGAAGGATTTCCCAACGTGCTCTTGCAAGCCGCAGCTTCGGGAACGCCGATCGTTTCACTGAACGATTTTGATGGATTCCTGGAAGCCTCAGCAGCAGGTTTTCCCTGCGAGAGTTCTCTGGAACACGCGACGCAAACACTCGCCGATGTCGTCGCCGGCAAGCTGACGATCGATCATGAAGCCGTCGACGCCTATTTGCAGACCTATCACAGCACTCCGGCCGTGATCACCAAACTCAGCGGACTACTCAGCACGCTACTCGCTGCCCGAGTCACGAATGGATCTTGA